A window of Clavibacter michiganensis contains these coding sequences:
- a CDS encoding RelA/SpoT family protein — MTETTSSTASLRRLVPRLFSRAQPAGAVEQLIRTARLHHPKADMSLIERAYAVAERAHEGQKRKSGEPYITHPVAVAQILADLGIGPKTLAAALLHDTVEDTEYTLDMLRHDFGDEIAMLVDGVTKLDKLKYGDSAQAETVRKMVVAMSKDIRVLVVKLADRLHNARTWGFVESASAERKAKETLEIYAPLAHRLGISTIKWELEDLSFAVLYPKIYVEIENLVKQRTPQREEFVQQVIDSVNDDLRAAKIRGKVAGRPKQYYSIYQKMVVRGREFDEIYDLVGIRVLVDSLRDCYAVLGAIHARWTPVPGRFKDYIATPKFNLYQSLHTTVIGPKGRPVEIQIRTHEMHQRAEFGVAAHWKYKERMNGGRTPEVSPQGDTDLAWLAHISDWQSETADPGEFLDSLRFEIGAKEVYVFTPHGKVIGLPAGGTPVDFAYAVHTDVGHRTMGAKVNGRLVPLENPLTTGDVVEVFTSKNPDSGPSKDWLAFVKSARARNKIKQWFTKERREEAIEQGKDAIARAMRKQNLPLQKLMNQDAFSDVAQSMKYDDVAALYAAVGEGHVSTQSVIEKVLSSIQGDSGGEAEEVFAVTQRSRVSRNSDSGVLVRGAPDILVKLAKCCTPVPGDEIIGFVTRGAGVSVHQANCHNVDSLRAEPDRMIEVEWAPSSKSLFLVHIQVEALDRSGLLSDVTRVLSEHHVNILSASVSTSSNRLAISRFVFEMGDVTHLDRVLNAVRRIDAVYDVYRVNGG, encoded by the coding sequence ATGACGGAGACGACCTCGAGCACGGCTTCCCTCCGGCGCCTGGTGCCCCGCCTCTTCTCCCGGGCGCAGCCCGCCGGTGCCGTCGAGCAGCTGATCCGCACCGCGCGCCTGCACCACCCCAAGGCCGACATGAGCCTGATCGAGCGGGCCTACGCCGTCGCCGAGCGGGCGCACGAGGGCCAGAAGCGCAAGAGCGGTGAGCCGTACATCACCCACCCGGTCGCGGTCGCCCAGATCCTCGCCGACCTCGGCATCGGCCCCAAGACGCTCGCGGCCGCCCTCCTGCACGACACGGTCGAGGACACCGAGTACACGCTCGACATGCTGCGCCACGACTTCGGCGACGAGATCGCGATGCTGGTCGACGGCGTGACCAAGCTCGACAAGCTCAAGTACGGCGACAGCGCCCAGGCCGAGACGGTGCGCAAGATGGTCGTCGCGATGTCCAAGGACATCCGGGTCCTCGTGGTCAAGCTGGCCGATCGCCTCCACAACGCGCGCACGTGGGGGTTCGTCGAATCCGCGTCCGCCGAGCGGAAGGCCAAGGAGACCCTCGAGATCTACGCGCCGCTCGCGCACCGCCTCGGCATCTCGACCATCAAGTGGGAGCTCGAGGACCTCTCGTTCGCGGTGCTCTACCCGAAGATCTACGTCGAGATCGAGAACCTCGTCAAGCAGCGCACGCCGCAGCGCGAGGAGTTCGTCCAGCAGGTGATCGACAGCGTCAACGACGACCTGCGAGCCGCCAAGATCCGCGGCAAGGTGGCCGGCCGGCCGAAGCAGTACTACTCGATCTACCAGAAGATGGTCGTCCGCGGCCGCGAGTTCGACGAGATCTACGACCTCGTCGGGATCCGCGTGCTGGTCGACTCGCTGCGCGACTGCTATGCCGTGCTCGGTGCGATCCACGCCCGCTGGACGCCCGTGCCCGGCCGGTTCAAGGACTACATCGCCACGCCCAAGTTCAACCTCTACCAGTCGCTGCACACGACGGTCATAGGTCCCAAGGGCCGCCCGGTCGAGATCCAGATCCGCACGCACGAGATGCACCAGCGCGCCGAGTTCGGCGTCGCCGCGCACTGGAAGTACAAGGAGCGCATGAACGGCGGGCGCACCCCCGAGGTCTCGCCGCAGGGGGACACCGACCTCGCCTGGCTCGCGCACATCTCCGACTGGCAGTCGGAGACCGCGGATCCCGGGGAGTTCCTCGACTCGCTGCGCTTCGAGATCGGCGCGAAGGAGGTCTACGTCTTCACCCCGCACGGCAAGGTGATCGGCCTGCCCGCCGGCGGGACGCCCGTGGACTTCGCCTACGCCGTGCACACGGACGTCGGCCACCGCACGATGGGCGCCAAGGTGAACGGACGGCTCGTGCCTCTCGAGAACCCGCTCACCACGGGCGACGTGGTGGAGGTGTTCACGTCGAAGAACCCCGACAGCGGACCGAGCAAGGACTGGCTCGCGTTCGTGAAGAGCGCTCGCGCGCGCAACAAGATCAAGCAGTGGTTCACCAAGGAGCGCCGCGAGGAGGCGATCGAGCAGGGCAAGGACGCCATCGCCCGCGCCATGCGCAAGCAGAACCTCCCGCTGCAGAAGCTCATGAACCAGGACGCGTTCTCGGACGTGGCGCAGAGCATGAAGTACGACGACGTCGCGGCGCTCTACGCCGCCGTCGGCGAAGGGCACGTCTCGACCCAGTCGGTGATCGAGAAGGTGCTGTCGTCGATCCAGGGTGACAGCGGCGGCGAGGCCGAGGAGGTCTTCGCCGTCACGCAGCGCTCGCGGGTCTCGCGCAACAGCGACTCCGGCGTGCTCGTGCGCGGGGCGCCGGACATCCTCGTGAAGCTCGCCAAGTGCTGCACGCCGGTGCCGGGCGACGAGATCATCGGGTTCGTGACGCGCGGCGCGGGGGTCTCCGTCCACCAGGCCAACTGCCACAACGTCGACTCCCTGCGCGCCGAGCCCGATCGCATGATCGAGGTGGAGTGGGCGCCGTCGTCCAAGAGCCTGTTCCTGGTGCACATCCAGGTCGAGGCCCTCGACCGTTCCGGCCTCCTCAGCGACGTGACGCGTGTGCTCTCGGAGCACCACGTGAACATCCTCTCCGCGTCCGTCTCGACGTCGTCGAACCGGCTCGCGATCAGCCGCTTCGTGTTCGAGATGGGCGACGTGACGCACCTGGACCGCGTGCTCAACGCGGTGCGCCGCATCGACGCCGTGTACGACGTGTACCGGGTCAACGGAGGCTGA
- a CDS encoding DUF349 domain-containing protein, translating to MADNDQTPWGRVDETGTVFLREGEGERAVGQYPDGTPEEALAYFQRKFTDLAGQVTLLEQRAKRGAPAADVSKAVAHLIEAVTGANAVGDLAALRARLDVLAATVGELTEKQGEEQRQVVQGAIAERTAIVEETERLATQDFSKVQWKQLTAEVDALFGRWQQHQQTGPRLPKNEANELWKRFRTARSTIDTERKAFFAELDNAHKDARSKKQAIVEQARALEPQGVGGIPAYRRLLDEWKLAGRAGKRYDDALWAQFKAAGDVLYGAKAEVDAADDEEQQANLQAKLALLDEAEPILQITERTAARDKLTAVQLRWDAIGRVPRDSVKTVEDRLRKVETHVRTLDEEFWRKNNPETKARSEGLASQLGAAIDKLQRELDAAKADGDARRIKDAEEALAARRVWLDALGS from the coding sequence GTGGCTGACAACGATCAGACCCCCTGGGGCCGCGTCGACGAGACGGGCACCGTCTTCCTGCGCGAGGGCGAGGGCGAACGCGCCGTCGGCCAGTACCCCGACGGGACCCCCGAGGAGGCGCTGGCCTACTTCCAGCGCAAGTTCACCGACCTCGCGGGACAGGTCACGCTCCTGGAGCAGCGCGCCAAGCGCGGCGCACCCGCGGCCGACGTCTCCAAGGCCGTCGCCCACCTCATCGAGGCCGTCACCGGCGCCAACGCCGTCGGCGACCTCGCCGCGCTCCGCGCGCGTCTCGACGTCCTGGCCGCCACCGTCGGCGAGCTGACCGAGAAGCAGGGCGAGGAGCAGCGCCAGGTGGTGCAGGGCGCCATCGCCGAGCGCACCGCCATCGTCGAGGAGACCGAGCGACTCGCGACCCAGGACTTCTCGAAGGTCCAGTGGAAGCAGCTGACCGCCGAGGTCGACGCCCTGTTCGGCCGCTGGCAGCAGCACCAGCAGACGGGTCCCCGCCTCCCGAAGAACGAGGCCAACGAGCTCTGGAAGCGCTTCCGCACGGCGCGCTCCACCATCGACACCGAGCGCAAGGCGTTCTTCGCCGAGCTCGACAACGCGCACAAGGACGCCCGCTCGAAGAAGCAGGCCATCGTCGAGCAGGCGCGCGCGCTCGAGCCGCAGGGCGTCGGCGGCATCCCCGCGTACCGCCGCCTCCTCGACGAGTGGAAGCTCGCCGGGCGCGCGGGCAAGCGCTACGACGACGCGCTCTGGGCGCAGTTCAAGGCGGCGGGCGACGTGCTCTACGGCGCCAAGGCCGAGGTCGACGCCGCGGACGACGAGGAGCAGCAGGCCAACCTCCAGGCCAAGCTCGCCCTCCTCGACGAGGCCGAGCCGATCCTCCAGATCACGGAGCGCACCGCGGCGCGCGACAAGCTCACCGCGGTCCAGCTGCGCTGGGACGCGATCGGTCGCGTCCCGCGCGACAGCGTCAAGACCGTCGAGGACCGACTGCGCAAGGTCGAGACCCACGTCCGCACGCTGGACGAGGAGTTCTGGCGCAAGAACAACCCGGAGACGAAGGCGCGCTCCGAGGGGCTCGCCTCGCAGCTCGGCGCCGCGATCGACAAGCTGCAGCGCGAGCTCGACGCGGCCAAGGCCGACGGCGACGCCCGACGCATCAAGGACGCCGAGGAGGCCCTCGCCGCCCGCCGTGTCTGGCTGGACGCGCTCGGCTCGTAG
- a CDS encoding replication-associated recombination protein A, producing MTDTRPGLRSGATPLAVRMRPRSLDEVTGQRHLLTPGSPLVSLASDVAGEQGSVSIILWGPPGTGKTTLAQAIAHGSSRRFVELSAVTAGVRDVRQVMEKALSDRDLFGVSTVLFLDEIHRFTKAQQDALLPGVENGWVILIAATTENPSFSVISPLLSRSLLLTLEQLDDDDLGVLVDRAVVDDRGLGGRFALADDARAMIIRLASGDARRALTALEAAAVSAQADASGKARAAADGQEAVDEDDDDQDGVDPEPAEDPAPVPISTEQVALAVDRALLRYDRNGDEHYDVISAFIKSIRGSDVDAALHYLARMIEAGEDPRFIARRIIVSASEDIGLADPQALVVAVAAADAVQLIGMPEGRIPLAQAVVHLATAPKSNASYLGIDQAIADVRAGAFGRVPLHLRDAHYPGAKRLGHGKGYRYPHDADIGVVTQQYLPDELVGRTYYSPTQHGHERDLSARLEKLRRIVRGG from the coding sequence ATGACCGACACGCGACCGGGCCTCCGTTCGGGGGCGACGCCCCTGGCCGTCCGGATGCGTCCCCGCAGCCTCGACGAGGTCACCGGCCAGCGTCATCTCCTGACCCCCGGCTCGCCTCTCGTGAGCCTCGCGTCGGACGTCGCGGGGGAGCAGGGCTCGGTCTCGATCATCCTGTGGGGCCCGCCCGGCACGGGCAAGACGACGCTCGCGCAGGCCATCGCGCACGGATCCAGCCGCCGCTTCGTCGAGCTCTCGGCCGTGACCGCCGGCGTCCGCGACGTGCGGCAGGTGATGGAGAAGGCGCTCAGCGACCGCGACCTCTTCGGCGTCTCGACCGTGCTCTTCCTCGACGAGATCCACCGGTTCACCAAGGCCCAGCAGGACGCGCTGCTGCCGGGCGTGGAGAACGGGTGGGTGATCCTCATCGCGGCCACCACCGAGAACCCGTCGTTCTCCGTCATCTCGCCGCTCCTCTCCCGGAGCCTCCTGCTGACGCTGGAGCAGCTCGACGACGACGACCTGGGCGTGCTCGTGGACCGCGCCGTCGTCGACGACCGGGGACTCGGCGGGCGCTTCGCGCTCGCTGACGACGCGCGGGCCATGATCATCCGGCTCGCGTCCGGCGACGCCCGGCGCGCGCTCACGGCGCTCGAGGCGGCTGCCGTGTCGGCGCAAGCGGACGCGTCGGGCAAGGCGCGCGCGGCGGCCGACGGGCAGGAGGCCGTCGACGAGGACGACGACGACCAGGACGGCGTCGATCCCGAGCCCGCCGAGGATCCCGCGCCCGTCCCGATCTCCACCGAGCAGGTCGCGCTCGCGGTCGACCGGGCCCTGCTCCGCTACGACCGCAACGGCGACGAGCACTACGACGTCATCAGCGCGTTCATCAAGTCGATCCGCGGATCCGACGTCGACGCCGCGCTGCACTACCTCGCGCGGATGATCGAGGCGGGGGAGGACCCGCGCTTCATCGCCCGGCGGATCATCGTCTCGGCGTCGGAGGACATCGGCCTCGCCGACCCGCAGGCGCTCGTCGTCGCGGTCGCGGCCGCCGACGCGGTGCAGCTCATCGGCATGCCCGAGGGGCGGATCCCGTTGGCGCAGGCGGTCGTGCACCTCGCGACCGCGCCCAAGTCGAACGCCTCCTACCTCGGGATCGACCAGGCCATCGCGGACGTCCGCGCCGGCGCCTTCGGCCGCGTGCCGCTGCACCTCCGTGACGCGCACTACCCGGGCGCGAAGCGGCTCGGCCACGGCAAGGGCTACCGCTATCCCCATGACGCGGACATCGGCGTCGTGACGCAGCAGTACCTGCCGGACGAGCTCGTCGGACGCACCTACTACTCGCCCACGCAGCACGGGCACGAGCGGGACCTCTCGGCCCGGCTCGAGAAGCTGCGCCGCATCGTCCGCGGGGGCTGA
- a CDS encoding rhodanese-like domain-containing protein — MTSAQGAGVPEDLDAATAKARTTTGESWLLDVREPDEWEAGHSAVAHHIPMGELQARVDEIPTDQHIAVVCRSGHRSAIATQALLRGGFAASNITGGMHAWSEMGGDVVTEDGQPGRVA; from the coding sequence GTGACGAGCGCGCAGGGCGCAGGTGTACCCGAGGACCTCGACGCCGCCACCGCCAAGGCCCGCACCACCACGGGCGAGTCCTGGCTCCTCGACGTGCGCGAGCCCGACGAGTGGGAGGCCGGCCACTCCGCCGTCGCCCACCACATCCCGATGGGCGAGCTCCAGGCGCGCGTCGACGAGATCCCGACCGACCAGCACATCGCGGTGGTCTGCCGCTCCGGTCACCGGTCGGCCATCGCGACCCAGGCCCTGCTGCGCGGCGGATTCGCGGCCTCCAACATCACGGGCGGCATGCACGCGTGGTCCGAGATGGGCGGCGACGTCGTCACCGAGGACGGGCAGCCCGGCCGCGTCGCCTGA
- a CDS encoding type IV toxin-antitoxin system AbiEi family antitoxin, with amino-acid sequence MSPRLAPVLSVLDLPLAELCSARLDGEVYEVDACYSPVDELASPWLRAAALAAQVPSRLIAERSTAAWVHGAVRTPPRTHEYCVDSVARCHPPALRNVRIREVVLDERDTVVLVGLRVTTPLRTLCDIARTVADFTPAHEAACLGLLALPGVTDAAARQHLAASGALPDKRRALARLETLARRTPSSDRTDDGPAADPVSLR; translated from the coding sequence ATGTCACCTCGACTCGCCCCCGTCCTGTCCGTCCTCGACCTCCCCCTCGCCGAGCTCTGCTCCGCCCGCCTCGACGGCGAGGTGTACGAGGTCGACGCCTGCTACTCCCCCGTCGACGAGCTCGCCTCGCCCTGGCTCCGCGCCGCGGCCCTCGCCGCGCAGGTCCCCTCGCGGCTCATCGCCGAGCGGTCGACGGCCGCCTGGGTGCACGGCGCCGTCCGCACCCCACCCCGGACGCACGAGTACTGCGTCGACAGCGTCGCGCGCTGCCATCCGCCTGCACTCCGGAACGTGCGCATCCGCGAGGTCGTGCTCGACGAGCGCGACACGGTCGTGCTGGTCGGTCTCCGCGTCACCACTCCGCTGCGGACGCTGTGCGACATCGCGCGCACGGTCGCCGACTTCACGCCGGCCCACGAGGCCGCGTGCCTCGGTCTTCTCGCGCTGCCCGGGGTCACGGACGCGGCCGCGCGGCAGCACCTCGCCGCCTCGGGTGCGTTGCCCGACAAGCGCCGAGCGCTAGCCCGGCTCGAGACCCTCGCCCGCCGCACCCCGTCATCGGATCGCACGGACGACGGACCGGCGGCGGATCCCGTCAGCCTCCGTTGA